The Chrysemys picta bellii isolate R12L10 chromosome 16, ASM1138683v2, whole genome shotgun sequence DNA window tctctggggtggggcggctggttatccagggacccctcgcccggcgctgagatgcaaccatctctggggtggggcggctggttatccagggacccctcgcccggcgctgagatgcagccacctctggggcggggcggctggttacacagggacccctcgcccggcgctgagatgcaactgtctctggggtggggcggctggttatccagggaccccttgcccggcgctgagatgcagccacctctggggcggggtggcTGGTTACACAGGGACCCCTAGCCCAGGTGCTGAGATGCAaccctctctggggtggggcggctggttatccagggaccccttgcccggcgctgagatgcagccacctctggggcggggcggctggttacACAGGGACCCCTAGCCCAGgtgctgagatgcggccacctctgggggggggggggagagggggcacagcTGGTTTAGCCAGGGACCTCTTGcttggtgctgagatgcagccacctctggggtggggcggctggttatccagggaccccttgctcggcgctgagatgcagccacctctggggtggggcggctggTTACACAGGGACCCCTAGCCcaggtgctgagatgcagctacctctggggcagggcggctGGTTATACCTGTGCTGACATAGCCAAACCGGGGGACCCAGCGCTCGCGCTGCCCGGCCTCACTCTGAAAGGGCAGGGGTGGGTGCTTGAGTTTCTCAGGCTTCTGGGTTCCCCCTATTTTATTTTTGGGGAAGGGGGATTGGtccttaaaatatttaaattaaaacactAGACACTGAAAACACCAGGGAGGAGAGGGAGCAGGTATTGGGGGGCGGATCCATGACAGCTGGAAATCTAGTAATAAATCTACAAACAGACAAaatatagaatatatatatatgtataaataagTCAGCCTATATACAGGACGGCCACACGCACCGCAAGACACGCACACACGCCACGGGGGGGcccggggggaaaggggaagggggagggggaggctggaagATATGGCTGAGATCATGGGAGGGGGGGGTCATAGCCCCTCGCGCCTCTCCCGGCCGCAGctcctttggggggagggagggggggctttgGCTTCCAAGGGTCCATTAAGTGCTGAAGTAAACTAGAAAGGAAAGAGAGACAGGAGCAGAGAGGAGTTAGTTCAAGATGCGGccgcctctggggcggggcggctggttacacagggaccccttgcttggcactgagatgcagccacctctggggcaggacggctggttacacagggacccctcgcttggcgctgaaatgcagccacctctggggcaggctgatgattatacagggatccctctgGGGAGCCAGGGCAGCCTAAGAGCCCTACGGGAAGcaccagtttaggacaggaagtggggCTTTCTTCAGAGCGAAGAGGAAGTCTCCCTGTTTAGCCCAATTGGATGTTAACCCTGGAACCTAATGATGGTGGCTGACGTTTACAGGGAGactggatgggagggggagagggggcaggtggCATTTGGGGATGGGACATTTCTGTTGCTTCATTCTGATGGGTGCCATCACCTTCATTCCAAAAATAGAGAAGGGGCtcggggggaagaagggggggacGACGACAGGACCCAGCAGACTCCAACAGCTGGAGAAGGGGAAGTCCAGGGAGCGAGGGAAGGAAATTTCAGGCCATCCAGCAGGGCCACAGAAAGCCACACCCCTTCCCAATAACCCTTCCCCAGTTTCACCCCATAGGGTCCAGGTGCGGTTGTGGGCGGGGCCTCACAAGCCACACCCTTTCCCAATAACCCTTTGCCTGTTTCACAGCTGTACTCGGGGTGTCTGTGGGCAGGGCCAAGGAAAGCCCCACCCCCTCGAATACCTTGTTTCTGCACTATTGGCTGGACTGTGTAGGTGCTGTGGTGGGTGGGGCCTGTGGGATGGAAAAAAGCTCCACCCCCTTTATTTCTGCACTAAGGGGAGAGGGGTGGGTGGAGTTTCTGTGTGGGCAGGTCCAAGGAAAGCCACACCCCTTCCAATAACCCTTTGCTGCCCTCTTTAGGGGTGGCTGTGGGTCTGTCTGTGGGTGGGGCCAAGGACAGCCCCGCCTCCTCATTGCCACACCCCCATGACAGGTGCCCAGCTGCCTTTCCCACATCCCAAGAGCAGGTGGGAGCGTCcctagggaagggggtgggggtcacatagccacccccctgcccaccagccccccctcccccaaacccccactcaCCAATGATAATGATCAAGATGATGGCGCATATCACCCCCAGGATAATCATCATCTGTGGGGAGAGAGACCATGAGCGTCGGGGCCgcgggagggaagtggggggcaggggtttggggccaggaggggagccctgggggagggcagagggtcaGAGGGAGCCAGGAAGGGCAGCTATGGGGCAGAGAGTGGcagggatgaggaagatgatatAGGGAGGGTTGTAGGAGGCCGTGGGGagacagggagctgtgggggggtgaTACGGGGGTCCACAGGGGACTGTGGGGAGacggggggggctgcagggggccatgGGGGGAGTCAGTGGGTTGCAGGAGGCCATGGGGAGATGTCAGTGGGGAGatagggggctgtgggggggagacGAGGGGGCCATGGGGACTGCAGAGCGCCGTGGGGAGACGTGGGGGTCatgggggggagatgggggaccACAGGGGGTCGTGGGGAGACGAGGGGGCCACAGGGGGGccatgggggctgcaggggaagtcAGTGGGCTGCAGAGGGCCGTGGGGAGATGTCAGTGGGTTGCAGGAGGCCGTGGGAagacagggagctgtgggggggagacgggggggcCACAGGGGGCCGTGGGGACTGCAGAGGGCCATGGGGAGATGAGGGGGCCACGGGGGGCCGTGGAGGCTGCAGAGGACCGTGGGGAGCCGGGGCGTCGCGTGGAGAGatggggggcggcgggggcagtGGGAGCCGGGGGGCCGCACCTTGAGGTTCTTCCACCAGTACTTGCGCTTTAGCTTGGCGGCGCTGGTCTCGAACTGGGAGGCGCCGGCCTGCAGGGCGTCGGCTCGGTCGTCCAGCTCCGACAGCTTCTGGTCCCGCTCCAGCACCTTGTCCACGTTCACCCGCATGATATCAAccacctggggggagagggggggaagcgtCAGACACAGGGAGACCCGGCCAGAgaagggacccaggtgtccggaaGCCGCATGCCACCCCCTGAACTCACCTCGTCCACCTGGGCTTGGGTCTGCTGCAGCCTCCGGTTGCTGGTGAggttggggggtggtggtggggggccacccccttctcctccagcgGCGGGGGGCACAGCAGCAGTGGCCgacctggggggcagagggcaaTGGTCACAGTGACCCCGCAAAGGAGAAATAGCCCCAAACCCAGCCAGCCTCAGTGGGCACTGCCCCTCGCTTTCACACCAtagcccctcactcccacccatAGCTCCCCTCTGCATTGCCAGCGCCCCTCGATCCTATCCCAtagcccctcactcccacccatAGCCCCCCTCTGCATTGCCAGCGCCCCTCGATCCTATCCCATAGCCCCTCAATCCCACCCATAGCCCCCCTCTGCATTGCCAGCGGCCCTCGATCCTACCCCATAgaccctcactcccaccccataGCACCCCATTGCCCCTCAATCTCACCCCATAACCCCCCACACACCGCCACTGCCCCCCAATCCCGCCCCATAGCCCCTCACTGCCACCCCATAGCGCCCTGGTGCCCTCAATCCCACCCCATAGTTGCCCCCAGCAATGCCAGCACCCTTCAATCCTTCCCATAGATGCCCTCCACTCCTGGACTGCCAGTACCCCATAATCCTGCCCCAtagccagcctctccctgcagcccccctagCGTCACAGGTGCCTCTCTATCCTGGTTTtttgggcggcggggggggggggggcggctgtggGGCAGCACCGGGGAATGAACCCCTAGAATTTATCCCCGCCGGGCAGACGTAGGCTGCGATCAGCTGGGTAACGACCCAAACCCAGTGCCAGGGAGAGATGCAAACGGGGGCTGCACTGGAgagggttctgggaggggagtgggggctggtggttagagcagggcgggctgggagccaggactcctgggttctctccccggctctgggaggggagtgggggtgaatGGTCAGAGTGGGGGGACTGGGATCCAGGATTCAACTTTCAGGCGAGAAGCGTTCATCGGACCAGCCCCAGAGACACCCCCTCGCGGGGGGCCGGGAGGGGATTTGCCCCGGCTGCGGCGTGGGTGAGCCCGCGACCAGCCCCTGCTTCCAATGCGGGCAGTTTTCCCAAAGGACGCCGCAGAGTGGGGCAGAGAAGAGCCCAGAACCGAGCCGAGAGGGGCCGTGGCGGCATCTGGGGAGTGTCTCTGGGAGGACTGGCCTGCGGAGGAAATCCCGGGGGCGCCAGACACAATCGGGCCCCGGTGTTTAACCGGGAAGGGGAGGGACCCTTGGAACAAGCTGcccggggcagaggggggctggtCCAGTGTTTGGATCCAGCCGGGAGGCCTGTCTAGAAGGCGCGTTAGCCAAACCCAAATTACCGGCCTCCCTCCAGGGGGaagattctctggcctgggtgagccaggagtcctgggtcccaaccccccctgctctaaccaccagccccctctcccctcccagagccagggagagaacccaggagtcctggctcccagcgccccctgctctaacccaccagccccctctcccctcccagagccagggagagaacccaggagtcctggctcccagcgccccctgctctaaccactagcccccactcccatcccagagccagagagagaacccaggagtcctggctcccagcgcccccacTCCGCAGCACATAGGGAAGGGAAATTCGCTCTGGTTTATACTGTACTAACGTTTTTGTTGCCTTGCAATGCCCCAGCTCAGAAACACCATCCTACTGCGTCCTTGGGGGtgtgtgcagacacacacaccccccgggACCCTACAGCGTCCGTGGGGGCGTGTGCAGACACCCCCCAGGGCCCTGGAGCGTCTATGGGCAGACAATCCCCAGCTGTAGGGGGCTGGGGTCATCAGGAGAGGGATAGGCGGCCGCCCCTGCTAGAGAAGGAGGTTGGGGGGCAGTGAGATAggccctccccaacacacacagagctctcGGGGGGCCCCCAaacaggcacagcccccccccccaatacacgGTCAAAGACCCACAGCAACCCTGCAGCTCGTCCACTGCAGGCCAGGGAGGGACcccggagccaggactcctgggttctctcccccaaCTCTGGGATTGGAGTGGGGTctgaggtggggaggggtgggaccaCCGCCTTGCCCTGCCCCAATGCCCTATGCCCCTCCAAcctgcccagggccctgtcagtctcacatcccaacccccatgccccactgctgccccttcttccatccatccccctctTAATCCtccggcccctgccagccccacatcctACACACCCCACTGCTGCCCTGTTCTCCATCCAGCCCCACATCCTAACCCCCACGGCCCACTGCTACCCTGTCCTCCATccatgccccccagccccacatcctaTGCTCCTCCCACACACCCCACTGCTGCCCTGTCCTCCCTCCATTGCCcaacccaccccccagccccacatcctacccccccaccccactgctgccCTGTCCTTCATCCatctcccagccccacatcctACCCCCCAACCTGGCTCACTCCATTCTCCATCTGTTTCTTTGTGACCTTCCCGTCtcctctaaaaataaaaaatgacccccccacctccccgaaAATCCCGGacggtggggggctgggctacaACTGGCCACGCGGCCTTCACATCGgaggctggggggctctgcagaactggggggggggggctgcctccCCACCGGGAAAGCAAaacgtgtgtgtggggtgggaggcgGGCTGCCAACGAGCGGCCATGTTCAGCGTCATCCTGCCGCCGGAGCTAAAAATACCCAGCAGGACAAACGGGGGACGCAGCCCCCCCTATTCTTGTATTGAGGGGGCCTCGGATGCCCCCTGTCTGTGGGGGAGAGGATTGGGGACCCACCCAGAAATTCAGCTGGGCTGAGGCTCTTTTTAAACCCAGCGTCCCCCGatgggtgcccccccccccccgcatgacatgagtgtgtgtgtgggggggagatggAGTGATAGTTTTAAACCCACTTCCCCATGGCTAGTTCCTGCCCTCtcctgctgtccccctccccaagactcctgccccccatccccctctgctccccaacccaggctcccacccccctccctctgtccccccACAAGACTCCCGCCCCACCCGACAAACCCGTGCCCCCCATCACAGGCTCCCCCCATAGCCCTGGGCCCCTACCACCCATTCTTCTCTCTCcagccctccctctgcccctttgCAGGGtgtcccccaacccagccccctgGCACCCACTATCTTTTGTGCATGGCAGCAAACGCAGCCAGGGGCACCCCTGGGTCCTTTCTTTGCAACCGGGCTTTGCTAGCGCGGGTGCCATCGGGTGTGATGGGACCCCCCCGCGGGTGGGGCAGGAAGTATGCGGCTAGCtgatgcatggggggggggtaatgCAAGCAGAGGTGCAATGCAAGCGATCGATCTCCTTGCTATCGATCCCCTAGCCCCGTCCCTGCCCTTGCCTGGCTACACCCAGCCCCAGGGGCCCTGGCTTTTGGGAATAAGCCCCCCAAATGCGGGAACGGGCAAGGAGATCACCCGTGCACCCGGGGCGATGCATCATCCCACGCCAGAGCCTATTTTTCTCCTTGCCCTGAGGATGCCCCTACCCTGCTTTGCAGAGGCCGGCCACGGGAGGGTGGGTAAGCCATCTTCCCAGCGGGGGAGCCCCGATCTCGGGTGCACACCCCAGCCTGGCTTTACGGAGATCATCCACGGGAGGGTGGATAAGCGCCCTTCCCCTATGGGGACTGGGGGGGGTACCCCGGATCTCCCGTGCACCCCGCTTTATGCAGCCTGGAGAGCACTGCACGCTATTTAGCTCCTTGCATTGAGAACACCCCAGCTTGGCTTTACCGAGCCCATCCACTGCGAAGGTGAATAAGCCCCCTTCCCTTGACAGAGGGACCCCGGATCTGGCGTGCACCCCGCTTTCTGCAGCCTGGGGAACATTGCACGCTCTTTATCTCCTTGCATTGAGAACACCCCAGCTTGGATTTACCGAGCCCATCCACTGGGAGGGTGGATAAGCCCCCTGCCCTGGACAGGGGGACCCCAGATCTGGCGTGCACCCCGCTTTCTGCAGCCTGGGGAACATTGCACACTATTTATCTCCTTGCACCCATCATGCCCCTGCCTTACTAACACCATCCATTGGGAGGGTGGATGAGCCCCCTTTCCCTACGGGGGCGAGGGGAAAGGGCCCGATCTCGCATGCCCCCAGGTTTATGCAGCCCGTGGGGCATtgagcagccccctgcccccccccgtttTGCTAAGCCCCGGGGTCGgcggagcccccagcccctgcgggggcggcgagcccggctctGGCATGCACCCGAAGCGATGCAGCCCGGGGACCATTGCACGCTGCTTCCCTTCTTGCATCGGGGGCTACTCACATGTCGGGAGCGGCGGCGGCGCGGGCCGGGGTCTGCGGCGGGGCGGGCGCTCGGCGAGTGGCGCGGGTCCCTGAGCCGAGCGGGGAAGATGGCGGCCGGGCTGGCGCATCCGGGCACCTGGGCGggtgagggggggcaggagggggagctgctgggccCGAGCCCTCTGCAATcagcgcgggggcggggccgcGCGCGGGGGCGGGGCCACGGGGGGCAGGGCAAATAATGGGCATGGGGCAgatgaagggggaggggcagcaaggCAAGGGATAGAAGGGGGGCAGATGAAGGGGGCCGCTAGAAGAGGGGCAGATAAGGGACGCCAGGGGCAGACAAAGGGTCTGGGGAAACAAGGGGGGAGATGGGGGCCAGTAGATGGCAGATAAAAAAGGGAGGGGGCAACAAGGGACCAAGAGGGCCAATAAAGGGCCCTGTCAGTCCTAttctacccctcctcccccaggggcgatgctgggatgggggcaggaggtgCCCGGCCCCCTGCGGCCGTGGGGCTGGGTCAGTCCCCTCCACACAGACCAGGCCCAAGggattccccccaccccgagctGAGGCTGAggttgggggggaggagatggggcaatcagggggtgggaagaggctctgcccccaggcctgccccccaagccagcaGGGGGGCCCATGTTCGACTCATGGGGAGCCAGGCAGCCAAGGGCACTGCTGTGCCCCAgcaatggctgcatttcagggctgGGGGCATGAAAGGTgtgggagagcaccccctgctgtgtccctgccccacagcaccccctagtgctctggggccagccctgcctgccaggggagagcgccctctgctgaaccccctgccttgctccctgccccacagggccccctagcgccaccctggggccagccctgctgccaggggagagggccccctgctgagccccccgcgccacagcaccccctagggccagccccgcctgccaaGGGAGAGCAGCCCCTTGtgtgtccctgccccacagtgccccccacctgctggggagagcggcccctgctgagccctcaccccactccctgccccacagtgcccccctaGGACCAGCTCCACCTGCTAGGGGAGAGCGGCCCCTGCTgcacctgccccacagcacccccagttccCATATCCTCACCAAGTCCCCCGGCTCGCAGCAGAGGACCCAGAGGGTGAAGAGGATGGTGCTAGTGCTATTGACCTATGGGATAGTGTTCAggcagctctccaccctgctccctgccccacaatgCCCCCTAGCACCACCCTGGGCCATTAGgggcccctgccccgctcccaggagcacagcaccccctatgaaccatgggggggggggggtgcaagcagcaggagctgggttGGGAGGACATTGGGACAGGTCATATTGGGAAATCCAGGGCCCGTGGACGGCAACTGGGGTGTGGGGAAGTAGAAGGGGGGGGGCGGGTTAAAGGCTGGAGACGAAGGCTGCTGAGCCCCCCAGGGGATCCTGGCTCTGCAGGCCCGaagctgccccccgctgcccccccacccttttttctgccctcccccaacacagacagacgCAAGAGGACCCCATGGCAAAGTAACTCCAAATTTTATTAAAAGGAGGGCAGGGGGCATACAGCCTCCTGCAGGGACATTTAAAACAGGCCAGGCCGGGGCATGCCGCCGCCCCATGGCACATGGGcaggaaaggagaggaggggcagggacccGCTGCCCCTCTGGGTGTAGGTGGGGGCTAGCCCAACAGCTGGGAAGGTGGCCACAAAACCCTCCGGGGTCAGGGACTGGCAGCCGCACCTTTATTTACAGGCCCGAGTGGGTGTGTCGGCCCCGTGCCCCCTTCCTGGGACCGCCCGAGGGGGGGGACATCGCCAAGggaggctgggcggggggggggggggggggcggggactcCCACCCTCCCGCCCCTCCCGTGAGGGATGAAAGAGGCCGCGGGGCAGGGCTAGTTGGCAGGGGCGGGGTTGAAGACAGGCGGCAGCACCCGCCGGGAATTGGCCTTCACCCAGGGGTGCTCCAGCACGGCCCGCAGCGGCAGCCGCTCCGCGGGGTTGTGGCACAGCAGCTTGGTGATCAGGTCCCGGGAACCTTCTGACATGAATGGCGGGAACTGCAGATCCACCTGCCGGGGGCACGCAGAGTCAGAGGGAggcggacgcctgggttctatccctggcttggggttagagcaggaggggctggaagccaggactcctgggttctcttctctGCTGTGGCCCCTTTGCGCCCGCCTTCCCCCTTGCAGCTGGGGTAACGCCCTCAGCCTGGAGCTCATGACTGAGGTGTCCAGTTGTGAGGGGCAGGAGCACAGATCATCCCAGACTTGGGGGACCCCTCCTAGGGATGCCAAAGGACTAGTGGCCCCCTTGGCCGAAACCCACAGCAGCAGCCCTAGGCTGACAGGGGATTGCCTGTGCGGCCTCCCACAATGTGCCGTGAGTTATTCTGCCAcatctctggggcggggcagccggTTACTCGGGGACTCCTCatccagcactgagatgcagccacctctggagtggggcggctggttatccagggacccctcgtccagcactgagatgcagccacctcaggGGCGGGGCGCCTCACCTTGGTGATGCGGCGATATGTCTCCGTGTGGGTGGAGCTCTCAAAGGGCGGGTGCCCCACCAGGAGCTCATAGCACAAGACCCCGATGCACCATAGATCCACCTTCTCGTCGTGCGTCTTGCCCTCGATCATCTCGGGAGGCAGGTAGTCAAGTGTGCCACACATGGTCCTCCGCCTGTGGGGGAGTGGTGCGGGGGGAGCGGTGCAGGGTGAGTGCCAAGCTGAGGATGGGGCAgggacacctcccctccccgccgcGCCCCCGGCCGGCTCTCACCTGAGGGAGGGCGCGTGCACGGACCAGCCGAAGTCGGCGATCTTGAGCTCGCCCTTGAGGCCCATGAGGAGGTTTTCCGGCTTGATGTCGCGGTGAATCACCTTCTTGGCATGGCAGTAGATGAGTGCGTCAGCGAGCTCCTCCATGAACTGTGGGGCAGAGCGCGGGGCGGTCAGGGGGCTGGGTTGGCACGaaccccccatttcccccctaaaatccaagattttcaaaaacactttggAGGCGGAAAGAGGCCTTTGAAACAAGGAAAATCCCCACTTGTTTCCAcccgccccctgcgccccctTCTTACTGTCCCTGAAAAACAGGGGCGCacaggttaaaaataaatgtttgggggggaaaaaaaaatcaataaattcCTCCACCTGCAGTGGAAAATGTTAAATTATATTCtactccccacagcacagcgccccctagcgccgccctgcctgccaggggagagtgccTCCCGCTGAGCCTCCCGCCTCACAGCACCCCCCCAgtgccaccctggggccagccctgcctgccaggggagaccgccccctgctccacagtgccccctagcgccaccctggggccagccccatctgccaggggagagcgccccctgctgcccctgccccacagcgccccctagcgccaccctgcctgccaggggagagcgcctcctgctgaacccccccgccctgctccctaccccatagcgccccctagcaccgcccTAGGGCCAGCCCTACCTGCCAGggcagagcaccccctgctgcccctgccccacagcacccccctggGGCCAGCTCTGCCTGCCAGGgaagagtgccccctgctgattgggaaactgaggcaatagagagaggaagtgacttgcagAAGGGCACCCAgtaggccaggagcagagccgcaaccactagaccccactctcctccagaaccaggaaaagaacccaggagtcctggctcccagccccgccccccccgctttAACCCactagctcccactcccctcccagagctggggagagatctgccagcagatcgaggaacgtgatcgttcccctttattcgacattggtgaggcctcatctagaatactgtgtccagttttgggccccacactacaagaaggatgtggaaaaattggaaagagtccagtggagggcaacaaaaatgattaggggtctggagcacatgacttatgaggagaggctgagggaactgggattgtttagtctccagaagagaagaatgaggggggatttgatagcagccttcaactactgaaggggggttccaaagagggtggatctagactgttctcagtggtggcagatgacagaacaaggagtaatggtctcaagttgcagtgggggaggtccaggttggatattaggaaacactatttcactaggagggtggtgaagcactggaatgcgttacctagggaggtggtggagtctccttccctggaggtttttaaggcccgactcgacaaagccctggctgggatgatttagttgggaattggtcctgctttgagcagggggttggactagatgacctcttgaggtcccttccaaccctgatattctatgattctatgagagagCTCAAGACTCCAAGGAGGAGGCGTGCtagcagagacgggctccacctaacgaagagagggaagagcatcttcgccagcaggctggctaacctagtgaggagggctttaaactacgttcactgggggaaggagaccaaagccctgaggtaagtggggaaatgagataccaggaggaagcacgagcaggagagcgcaagaggggaggacccctgcctcatactgagaaagtgggacgatcagcgagttatcttaagtgcccagacacgaacgcaagaagcc harbors:
- the LOC101938173 gene encoding vesicle-associated membrane protein 2, translating into MPIICPAPRGPAPARGPAPALIAEGSGPAAPPPAPPHPPRCPDAPARPPSSPLGSGTRATRRAPAPPQTPARAAAAPDMSATAAVPPAAGGEGGGPPPPPPNLTSNRRLQQTQAQVDEVVDIMRVNVDKVLERDQKLSELDDRADALQAGASQFETSAAKLKRKYWWKNLKMMIILGVICAIILIIIIVYFST